From Anopheles darlingi chromosome 2, idAnoDarlMG_H_01, whole genome shotgun sequence, the proteins below share one genomic window:
- the LOC125950502 gene encoding pre-mRNA-processing factor 40 homolog A codes for MSVPPIAGAQQFPPLVSHFNIPPPGFGAPGGMGPSAAAAAAIAAANGGVMDPAAAAAAAAAAAAAAAAAAAGQPAPLVQTTGIVNEWSEHKTPDGRTYYYNSITKQSLWEKPEEMKTPAEKQLSQCPWKEYRSDTGKLYYHNTNTKESQWVAPPEYLELKEKVAAEQAAAEAAKAAALKTSAMASSLLMQSVVLPIVSPSLTGAGAAGATTGATGATASAATAISASSVPSDGAAGLGLSALSGVTPGSAENSSSALDQAMAATLAAIEVPDDPSEKRDDESQPQPDEEPVMEFKDKKEAIEAFKEFLKERNIPSSSSWEQCVKIIQKDPKFNVFKKLSEKKQAFNAYKTQKLKDEREEQRLKAKRQKEELEKFLMSSEKMSSTLKYYRCDELFANLDVWKSVPEQDRRDIYEDCIFNLAKREKEEARLMKKRNMRVLGELLEAMTTVTYQTTWSEAQVMLLDNASFKSDVSLLGMDKEDALIVFEEHIRGLEREEDEEKEREKKRMKRQQRKNRDQFLALLDTLHEEGKLTSMSLWVELYPLISADLRFSAMLGQPGSTPLDLFKFYVENLKARFHDEKKIIKEILKEKEFIVQPTTTFEDFATVVCEDKRSATLDAGNVKLTYNSLLEKAEAAEKERLKEETRRIRKMENELKGVWIEAGLSGVDSWETAQKLVLDRDVYEQYEKEDKVERLWEEYVKETEDSCSHHHSRTKKSKKNRKHKKKSRSSSKSLSEGSEVEYEKPSSKKKRRSRSRTPMSASELSESDHDHHEQHNSGERPDRKRKKKKKHHRRGASRSPSYEEVLVLEKNGGSRSRTPSPEIEKKKKKKDKKKKDKRRSSRSVSRGSSVGARIRSPVDDGRHGSPAVGGGSPKMGDDAALSESELESQRAALLAQLNEQMDE; via the exons ATGTCGGTGCCACCGATAGCCGGTGCCCAGCAGTTTCCGCCGCTGGTGTCTCACTTCAACATTCCGCCGCCCGGTTTTGGGGCACCCGGCGGGATGGGACCCTCTgccgcagcggccgctgctATAGCTGCGGCCAACGGAGGTGTTATggatcctgcagcagcagctgctgcggcggcggcggcggcagcagcggcggccgcagctGCCGCCGGGCAGCCCGCTCCGCTCGTGCAGACGACGGGAATCGTGAACGAGTGGTCGGAGCACAAGACGCCGGATGGCCGAACGTACTACTACAACAGTATCACCAAGCAGAGCTTGTGGGAGAAGCCCGAGGAGATGAAAACACCGGCCGAGAAGCAGCTAAGCCAGTGCCCGTGGAAGGAATATCGCTCGGATACCGGCAAACTGTACTACCACAACACCAACACGAAGGAATCGCAATGGGTGGCCCCACCCGAGTATCTGGAGTTGAAGGAGAAGGTAGCCGCGGAACAGGCGGCTGCCGAGGCAGCTAAAGCGGCCGCCTTGAAAACCTCGGCCATGGCCAGCTCGTTACTGATGCAATCCGTCGTGCTGCCGATCGTATCACCCTCCCTTACCGGTGcgggagctgctggtgctaccacCGGGGCGACCGGTGCTACTGCAAGCGCAGCAACGGCCATCAGCGCTAGCTCGGTGCCCTCGGATGGAGCAGCAGGTCTGGGACTATCGGCACTGTCGGGCGTAACACCTGGCTCGGCCGAAAACTCTTCTTCAGCGCTCGATCAAGCCATGGCTGCTACGCTGGCCGCCATCGAGGTACCGGATGATCCGAGCGAAAAGCGGGATGACGAATCGCAACCCCAGCCGGACGAGGAACCGGTGATGGAGTTCAAAGACAAGAAGGAAGCGATCGAAGCGTTCAAGGAGTTCCTGAAGGAGCGCAACATTCCCTCGAGCTCGTCCTGGGAGCAGTGCGTAAAGATCATTCAGAAAGATCCAAAGTTCAACGTGTTCAAGAAGCTCAGCGAGAAGAAACAAGCATTCAATGCGTACAAAACGCAGAAGTTGAAGGATGAGCGGGAAGAGCAGCGACTGAAAGCGAAACGCCAGAAGGAGGAACTGGAAAAGTTCCTAATGTCCTCGGAGAAGATGAGCTCGACGCTCAAGTACTACCGGTGCGATGAGTTGTTTGCCAATCTGGACGTGTGGAAGTCGGTACCGGAGCAGGACCGGCGCGATATTTACGAGGACTGTATCTTCAATCTGGCGAAGcgggaaaaggaggaagcgcGCCTCATGAAGAAGCGCAATATGCGCGTACTGGGGGAGCTGCTGGAAGCGATGACCACCGTCACATACCAGACGACCTGGTCCGAGGCTCAGGTGATGCTGCTTGACAACGCATCGTTCAAGAGCGACGTCAGTCTGCTCGGCATGGACAAAGAGGACGCACTGATCGTCTTCGAGGAGCACATTCGCGGGCTAGAGCgagaggaggacgaggagaaggagcgcgAGAAGAAGCGTatgaagcggcagcagcgtaAAAACCGTGACCAATTCCTTGCCCTGCTCGACACGCTGCATGAGGAAGGCAAACTAACATCGATGTCACTGTGGGTCGAGCTGTATCCGCTTATTTCGGCCGATCTGCGCTTCTCGGCCATGCTCGGGCAACCTGGCTCGACACCGCTCGATCTGTTTAAGTTCTACGTCGAAAACCTGAAGGCCCGGTTCCACGACGAGAAGAAGATCATCAAGGAGATcttgaaggagaaggaattcATCGTCCAACCGACAACCACATTCGAGGACTTTGCCACCGTCGTCTGCGAGGATAAGCGCTCGGCGACACTCGATGCGGGCAACGTGAAGCTTACCTACAACTCGCTGCTCGAGAAGGCGGAAGCGGCCGAAAAGGAGCGGCTGAAGGAGGAAACACGACGcatccggaaaatggaaaacgaactGAAGGGTGTGTGGATCGAGGCGGGCCTGAGCGGTGTCGATAGCTGGGAAACGGCTCAGAAGCTGGTGCTCGATCGGGACGTGTACGAGCAGTACGAGAAAGAGGACAAGGTGGAGCGGCTGTGGGAGGAGTACGTAAAGGAAACGGAGGACTCGTGCAGCCATCACCATTCGCGGACAAAGAAATCTAAAAAGAACCGGAAGCACAAAAAGAAATCACGATCCTCCTCGAAATCG CTTTCGGAAGGTTCGGAGGTGGAGTACGAGAAACCGTCGTCGAAAAAGAAGCGTCGGTCGCGTTCACGCACCCCGATGAGTGCGAGCGAGCTCTCCGAAAGCGATCAtgaccaccacgagcagcacaaCAGTGGCGAGCGGCCCGatcggaagcggaagaaaaagaaaaagcaccATCGCAGAGGTGCCTCTCGTTCACCGTCCTACGAagaggtgctggtgctggagaagAACGGAGGCTCACGATCACGAACGCCTTCACCGGAaatcgagaagaaaaag aaaaagaaggacaaaaagaagaaggataaaCGACGATCTTCGCGATCGGTTAGCCGTGGCAGTAGTGTTGGGGCACGCATTCGCAGCCCAGTGGACGACGGGCGACATGGTAGTCCGGCGGTCGGTGGCGGATCACCCAAAATGGGCGACGATGCAGCGCTCAGTGAGTCCGAGCTCGAATCACAGCGGGCCGCCCTTCTTGCACAGCTCAACGAGCAGATGGACGAGTAA
- the LOC125950533 gene encoding palmitoyltransferase ZDHHC23-B yields MLLTFQDRLRIPWRGGAKQITLDNVLPIVILLSLQLLAAINFYCCLFVFALMPLLLLYLKRFLGKVLPKTKFFTLWLFWSGLYLITLFELMVPLLEILPQENVAFVMLMSLSFLCLFKAKRRAVLGQVASGFKDGANERDIAGAVDSCKNGSDSQTAVLISDRDDSDDGGSVGSHGTEGNRLACQLCRKYVPPRTYHCKVCSSCILKQDHHNVWLNCCIGKANHRLYVAGCLFTLLTLLLFANLALTAVCHPVPIFTVYGVIVMMPDDCTDIFFQYDIALCFTGSIYALLMALFIAISLLKQLCFISCGITYTEWRRGEHVKRRNCLWNWKTFCLGQ; encoded by the exons ATGCTGCTAACGTTCCAGGATCGTTTGCGCATTCCGTGGCGCGGAGGTGCGAAGCAGATCACCCTCGACAATGTCCTGCCGATCGTGATCCTGCTCAgtctgcagctgctggcggCCATCAACTTTTACTGCTGTCTGTTCGTATTCGCGCtgatgccactgttgctgctgtacttGAAGCGTTTTCTGGGAAAAGTGTTACCCAA AACCAAGTTTTTCACTCTATGGCTGTTCTGGAGTGGCCTTTATTTGATCACACTGTTCGAGCTgatggtgccgctgctggagATACTGCCACAGGAGAACGTGGCCTTTGTCATGCTAATGAGCCTATCGTTCCTGTGTCTCTTCAAAGCGAAACGACGGGCCGTGCTTGGACAGGTGGCCTCGGGTTTTAAGGATGGAGCTAATGAGCGTGATATTGCTGGGGCGGTCGACAGCTGCAAAAACGGAAGCGATTCCCAGACGGCCGTCCTTATTTCGGACCGCGATGACTCCGATGATGGAGGTTCCGTTGGATCTCATGGTACCGAAGGTAACCGTTTGGCGTGCCAGCTGTGTCGCAAGTACGTTCCACCGCGGACCTACCACTGTAAGGTTTGCTCCAGCTGCATTCTGAAGCAGGATCATCATAATGTTTGGCTTAACTGTTGCATCGGCAAGGCCAACCATCGGCTGTACGTGGCGGGTTGTCTGTTCACGCTGCTTACTCTATTGTTGTTCGCCAACCTGGCTTTAACCGCCGTCTGCCACCCGGTGCCTATCTTTACCGTGTACGgtgtgatcgtgatgatgccCGACGATTGCACCGACATTTTCTTCCAGTATGA TATTGCTCTGTGTTTCACTGGATCGATCTATGCGCTGCTGATGGCACTATTCATCGCCATATCACTGTTGAAGCAG CTCTGTTTCATCTCTTGCGGTATTACCTACACGGAGTGGCGCCGTGGGGAACACGTAAAGCGACGGAATTGTTTGTGGAATTGGAAAACGTTTTGCCTTGGTCAGTAG
- the LOC125950548 gene encoding uncharacterized protein LOC125950548, with protein sequence MNSSWILPKRYKRRICVGFLVSFLLWTLYQISSNQPVHSCFQVIPGDGQELLEDVQQASVQPSSDGRNIFFHETSCSADGLVRLTARQACAIESAARANSDWNIFVLFAAPVGFRSNNSISISTSTGGTLPATIESLLEYRNVHWRFVNLTTYANGTPLEEWMQSGEIYRSHYMNSHLSDVMRYLTLFKYGGTYLDLDVIVKRPFGPLEPNYAGAESVRWVAAGVMNFETTGHGHELAEMCVRDLLANFNGKDWGNNGPGVITRVLQKYCDARTTVRMTRERCRHFTVYPPKAFYAIGFDDYKHFFEESYLEHALATLNQSIVVHVWNKFSKSHPVIVGSRVAYGVLADQYCPKVYRSCGTPTPTQPLANLFTDLNRPMESVLPQTFLPMDNLVSHDSAERNRQDTYTSTTVTKPTTPTTPTTSTTPTTPTTPTTPTTPTTPTTPTTPTTPTTPTTPTTAKPNQNCFQRLPSDGRKLLDDVQHATIQPNKDGRNIFFHETSCSSDGQVRLTARQACAIESAARANPDWNIFVLFAAPVGFGANNSISTNNGTTLSSNIPPLLEFRNVHMRFVNLTTYANGTPLEEWMQRGLVFKSDYMNSHLSDVMRYLTLFKYGGTYLDLDVIVQKPFGPLEPNYAGAESDICVAAGVMNFEPTGKGHEVAELCVRHLLAHFDGKVWNANGPDVITLVLQKYCEVQNTTRMTRERCRHFTVHPPKTFYSIFYPSYKLLVEEQFFDEAMAKVNGSIVVHAWNKLTYSWPVKFAAPKPGILITYRPTDELAKHSNVYFIETSAPFDSSVWLDARHACAIESAARANPTKNIVVLLATWDDFTDVEQLHVPDIVSLRRYRNVYFRRLALAQLAKDAEIEELLKSKELYQRDNGAAYLSELLRLAVLFLYGGIYLDLDVVTLKPLEFENSNFFGIETLYFAGSSVMGMQKSGYGHTFAYSCLKDFQFFHKKNQVDNGSIVVTYKLLHACNVNFVQDILTDGCGDRLKVYPRHVFHPFDNNTVPLLFDPDRLLEVKDIIADSVTVHLRHQQSQNIRSPKTGETGYNMIARKYCPNVYAKNRENL encoded by the exons ATGAATTCGTCCTGGATCCTGCCAAAGCGTTACAAACGAAGAATATGTGTTGGTTTTCTGGTTTCTTTTCTGCTGTGGACCTTATACCAAATATCGTCGAACCAGCCCGTTCACAGCTGCTTCCAGGTGATACCGGGTGATGGTCAGGAACTACTGGAGGACGTACAGCAGGCCAGCGTGCAGCCTAGCTCAGACGGAcgaaacattttctttcacGAGACATCCTGCTCGGCGGACGGACTCGTCCGCCTGACGGCACGGCAGGCGTGTGCGATCGAGTCAGCTGCCCGGGCCAATTCGGATTGGAACATCTTCGTACTGTTCGCCGCACCCGTCGGATTTAGATCTAataacagcatcagcatcagcaccagcaccggtggcacGTTACCGGCAACCATCGAATCGCTTCTTGAATACCGCAACGTGCATTGGCGTTTCGTAAACCTTACGACGTACGCCAACGGTACACCGCTCGAAGAGTGGATGCAGAGTGGAGAGATCTACCGGTCGCACTACATGAACTCCCATCTTTCCGATGTGATGCGATACCTAACGCTGTTCAAATACGGCGGAACctatctggatctggatgtCATCGTGAAGAGGCCATTCGGTCCACTCGAGCCAAACTACGCCGGAGCGGAATCGGTTCGGTGGGTTGCAGCTGGTGTGATGAACTTCGAGACCACGGGACACGGCCATGAGCTGGCTGAGATGTGTGTACG GGATTTGTTGGCCAACTTTAATGGTAAGGATTGGGGCAACAATGGCCCCGGCGTGATAACGAGGGTGCTGCAGAAGTACTGTGATGCCCGGACAACCGTTCGTATGACGCGCGAACGGTGCAGACACTTTACCGTGTACCCACCCAAAGCCTTCTACGCCATCGGTTTCGATGATTATAAGCATTTTTTCGAAGAGTCCTATCTCGAGCATGCGCTTGCTACTCTTAATCAGTCGATCGTGGTGCACGTCTGGAACAAGTTTAGTAAATCTCATCCAGTAATCGTTGGATCACGCGTAGCGTATGGTGTACTGGCTGATCAGTACTGTCCCAAAGTGTACCGCTCGTGCGGTACT ccaacgccaacgcagCCACTCGCGAACCTGTTCACGGACCTAAATAGACCAATGGAGTCCGTTCTTCCGCAAACGTTCCTTCCCATGGACAATCTCGTATCACACGATTCCGCGGAACGCAATCGGCAGGATACATACACATCAACAACAGTAACGAAACCAACGACACCAACGACTCCTACGACATCGACGACTCCAACGACACCAACGACACCAACGACACCAACGACACCAACGACTCCAACGACACCAACGACACCAACGACACCAACGACTCCAACGACTCCAACGACGGCCAAACCCAATCAAAACTGCTTCCAGCGGTTGCCGAGCGATGGCCGGAAGCTGCTGGACGATGTACAGCACGCCACTATACAGCCTAACAAAGACGGACGGAACATATTCTTTCACGAAACATCCTGCTCATCCGATGGACAAGTCCGTCTCACTGCACGGCAGGCATGTGCGATCGAGTCAGCTGCCCGGGCCAATCCGGATTGGAACATCTTTGTACTGTTCGCCGCACCCGTTGGATTTGGGGCTAataacagcatcagcaccaacaacggaaCCACATTATCATCGAACATTCCACCCCTGCTCGAGTTCCGCAATGTGCATATGCGTTTCGTAAATCTTACGACATACGCCAACGGTACGCCACTCGAAGAGTGGATGCAGCGTGGACTGGTTTTCAAATCGGACTACATGAACTCCCATCTTTCCGATGTGATGCGATACCTAACGCTGTTCAAATATGGCGGAACctatctggatctggatgtCATCGTGCAGAAACCATTTGGCCCACTCGAACCAAACTACGCCGGAGCGGAATCTGATATTTGTGTTGCAGCTGGAGTGATGAACTTCGAGCCCACGGGAAAAGGCCACGAAGTGGCCGAGTTGTGTGTACG ACATTTGTTGGCTCATTTTGATGGTAAGGTTTGGAATGCCAATGGTCCTGATGTGATAACACTCGTGCTGCAAAAGTACTGTGAGGTGCAGAATACGACTCGTATGACACGCGAACGGTGCCGACACttcacggtgcacccacccaAAACCTTCTACTCGATCTTTTACCCTTCGTATAAACTATTGGTCGAAGAACAGTTTTTCGACGAAGCGATGGCTAAGGTCAATGGATCGATCGTGGTACACGCGTGGAACAAGCTTACCTATTCCTGGCCTGTTAAG TTTGCAGCACCGAAACCCGGAATCCTAATAACGTACCGTCCAACGGACGAACTGGCGAAGCACAGCAACGTGTACTTTATCGAAACATCAGCACCCTTCGATTCGTCGGTCTGGTTGGATGCGCGTCATGCATGTGCCATCGAGTCGGCGGCTCGGGCCAATCCCACAAAGAATATCGTCGTGTTACTTGCCACCTGGGACGACTTTACCGATGTTGAACAGCTACATGTGCCGGACATTGTCTCCTTGCGCCGGTACAGGAATGTGTATTTTAGGCGACTGGCGCTGGCCCAGTTAGCGAAGGATGCTGAGATCGAGGAGCTTCTTAAATCAAAAGAGCTCTATCAACGAGATAACGGTGCCGCCTACCTATCGGAGCTGTTGCGTCTAGCGGTGCTATTCCTATACGGTGGCATCTATCTGGATCTAGACGTAGTTACACTAAAGCCGCTAGAGTTTGAAAATTCCAACTTCTTCGGCATCGAAACATTGTACTTCGCTGGCTCGTCAGTGATGGGAATGCAGAAAAGTGGTTATGGCCATACGTTTGCATACAGCTGTCTCAA AGACTTTCAATTCTTCCACAAGAAGAACCAGGTTGACAATGGATCGATTGTGGTCACCTATAAACTGTTGCACGCGTGCAATGTGAATTTTGTGCAAGACATCTTGACCGACGGATGCGGAGACCGATTGAAAGTGTACCCACGCCACGTGTTTCATCCATTCGATAACAACACCGTGCCGCTGCTGTTCGATCCGGACCGTTTGCTGGAAGTTAAGGATATAATTGCCGATTCTGTTACCGTTCATTTGCGTCATCAGCAAAGTCAGAATATACGGTCGCCAAAAACCGGTGAAACGGGTTACAACATGATTGCCCGCAAGTACTGTCCAAATGTTTACGccaaaaatcgtgaaaattTATAG
- the LOC125959524 gene encoding uncharacterized protein LOC125959524 — protein MSANSEQDPDNNPDVILEKLLRKARSKESRWDRIRRKHLNNLTVTSKTVKKFINMDFIDEAQLRLLMAGDGSTGPGGTTEHRTKTMLDPVLVMDIRHEMIRRRGSKGSTKENGGGDYVDDDDGHRGPPIDPVKAYQQENLANHNRSIELTLCENELNKFRQQLGGAKGLQTKQQSQVSAQKRSILYINIPKIDNGLIYESLEECEQYTAHFYRSAIEGTEQLLEETGQDERTLDGVVQKTSTGATIEEIVEREEQDLEQHTTLVGVAIDDRNQDMTAANGHSKESPENGDLEEDDSKIVRFGNTQIITYPLDDTVSFSLDGSEYDFEDNDLFLESLDSDVDEFDETEFQSTDSTSERASEEERKPETDPLPTDSSDCLTVSRIDTSGSCCSKDPDTGSSGFSRQQLAYNYDDVESELLEIAPTAERLTETEPILVRRCDLKDYSELCVTNYRPDEKDERIELTDESRKVISNALKEGYLQNHDRAIQKQYFFKWLQYTILEKISKGAGVTSTREQKLKRINDFISNIRHNHRKKGVLRTGGKGAKGGSDPGQPGSVKKEYEHRLKVQQDIIELQKLKLERQERIITELKLSKFSEAAKISKQEIQSELLKAARTGHVRLRAKARCIQIVGNIRNDTSEEDEIRKLQAQGLMIPRFLAKMQQRALERSQRHQEARERRLRLEKEREDAKVAAEEAKRLEDEEARKRRYREMREKRKLEKLQKIIREQERQAWIANNQIAKEFRLLKLKRFGMYAFRLLLGVRHENERRSIAYRRRYYKRKYFRRWWYLTNSLWESKKAMADVLHEHKILTVAVRHWKMYMHQQRCKLQVAIDWHEVRLTEKIISIWVGRTKQSLMILQGKMSHAASHYEWQLKWKVFERWQRLHIILRIEKETEMRRQRWRMKIWELLPDYKPIEEDL, from the exons ATGTCGGCCAATAGTGAACAGGATCCGGACAATAATCCCGATGTAATACTAGAGAAGCTGCTGCGTAAAGCCCGATCGAAGGAATCACGCTGGGATCGGATACGACGGAAGCACCTCAACAATCTCACCGTGACATCGAAGACGGTCAAGAAGTTCATCAACATGGACTTTATCGATGAGGCGCAGCTACGCCTACTGATGGCTGGTGATGGATCTACGGGACCGGGGGGCACCACGGAGCACCGTACGAAAACCATGCTCGATCCGGTACTGGTGATGGACATACGGCACGAAATGATACGTCGCCGTGGCTCGAAGGGATCGACCAAGGAAAACGGTGGTGGAGActacgtcgacgacgacgatggccaccgggGGCCACCAATCGATCCGGTAAAGGCATACCAACAAGAAAACCTAGCCAATCACAACCGTTCCATCGAGCTAACGCTGTGCGAGAACGAGCTGAACAAGTTTCGCCAACAGCTGGGCGGTGCAAAGGGTCTCCAGACCAAGCAGCAGTCACAGGTCAGTGCACAGAAGCGTAGCATACTGTACATTAACATCCCGAAGATCGACAATGGGCTGATCTACGAGAGCTTGGAGGAGTGTGAACAGTATACGGCTCACTTCTACCGGAGTGCAATCGAGGGTAcagagcagctgctggaggagaCGGGTCAGGACGAAAGAACGCTGGACGGTGTTGTGCAAAAGACCTCGACCGGGGCCACGATCGAGGAGATTGTCGAGCGTGAGGAACAGGATCTCGAGCAACACACTACGTTGGTTGGTGTCGCTATCGATGATCGTAACCAAGATATGACCGCAGCAAATGGACACTCGAAGGAGTCGCCAGAGAACGGAGATCTCGAAGAGGATGATAGTAAGATAGTGCGATTCGGTAACACCCAGATCATCACGTACCCGCTGGATGATACCGTGTCCTTCTCGCTCGACGGTTCCGAGTACGACTTCGAGGACAATGATCTGTTCCTGGAGTCGCTCGACTCCGACGTGGATGAGTTCGATGAGACAGAATTTCAATCGACAGATAGCACCTCGGAAAGGGCTAGTGAGGAGGAGcgaaaaccggaaacggatcCACTGCCAACGGATAGCAGCGATTGTCTAACGGTGTCCCGCATCGACACCTctgggagctgctgctcgaaggaTCCGGACACCGGAAGCTCCGGATTTTCTCGGCAACAGCTGGCCTACAACTATGATGACGTTGAGTCGGAGCTGCTAGAGATTGCACCGACGGCTGAACGGCTCACCGAGACCGAACCGATCCTGGTGCGCCGGTGCGATCTGAAGGATTACAGTGAACTGTGCGTCACGAACTATCGCCCGGACGAGAAGGATGAACGGATCGAGCTGACGGACGAATCACGCAAAGTGATTAGCAACGCACTGAAGGAGGGCTACTTGCAGAATCACGACCGTGCCATCCAGAAGCAGTACTTCTTCAAGTGGCTCCAGTACACGATTCTCGAGAAGATTTCGAAGGGTGCCGGCGTGACGAGCACGCGAGAGCAGAAGCTAAAGCGCATCAACGATTTCATCAGCAACATACGCCACAACCACAGGAAGAAGGGAGTGCTCCGTACCGGAGGGAAGGGTGCCAAGGGCGGTTCCGATCCGGGTCAACCGGGCTCGGTGAAGAAAGAGTACGAACACCGATTGAAGGTGCAGCAGGATATTATTGAGCTGCAGAAACTGAAGCTCGAGCGCCAGGAGCGTATCATTACGGAGCTGAAGCTGTCCAAGTTTTCCGAGGCGGCCAAAATCTCGAAACAGGAAATCCAGAGTGAACTGCTGAAGGCAGCCCGTACCGGGCACGTGCGTTTGCGGGCAAAAGCGCGCTGCATCCAGATAGTCGGCAACATACGTAACGATACGTCGGAGGAGGACGAAATTCGCAAGCTGCAGGCCCAGGGACTGATGATACCGCGTTTCCTGGCTAAGATGCAGCAGCGTGCACTGGAGCGTAGCCAGCGGCATCAGGAGGCGCGCGAGAGGCGCTTGCGGTTAGAGAAGGAGCGTGAGGACGCGAAAGTAGCGGCCGAGGAAGCGAAGCGGCTCGAGGATGAGGAGGCTCGGAAACGCCGTTACCGGGAGATGCGCGAAAAGCGCAAGCTCGAGAAACTCCAGAAGATCATTCGTGAGCAGGAGCGGCAGGCCTGGATCGCGAACAATCAGATCGCCAAGGAGTTCCGACTGCTGAAGCTGAAACGGTTCGGTATGTACgcgttccggttgctgctcggtGTACGGCATGAGAACGaacggcgatcgatcgcgtacCGGCGGCGTTACTACAAGCGCAAATACTTCCGCCGCTGGTGGTACCTCACGAACAGCCTGTGGGAGAGCAAGAAGGCGATGGCTGATGTGCTGCACGAGCACAAGATCCTAACCGTGGCGGTGCGCCATTGGAAGATG TAcatgcaccagcagcgctGCAAGCTACAGGTGGCGATCGATTGGCACGAGGTGCGCCTGACGGAGAAGATCATTTCGATCTGGGTTGGGCGAACCAAACAATCGCTCATGATACTGCAGGGCAAGATGTCCCATGCTGCTTCACACTACGAATG GCAACTGAAATGGAAGGTATTTGAGCGTTGGCAGCGTTTGCATATCATACTGCGTATcgagaaggaaacggaaatgcgTCGCCAGCGTTGGCGTATGAAGATCTGGGAGCTGCTGCCTGACTACAAACCGATCGAGGAGGATCTTTAG